Part of the Helicobacter bilis genome is shown below.
GCTATGGAATCTAATGTATATTTTCTGAATTCTAGTTGCATATTTTAACAATGGGTTGTGATATGCTGGGATACAACTTTATGGAATCTCGATTAGTTTTATGTTATTATTCCAAGACTTCTATATCTCCATAATATGCTATCTCTTTAAATACAGAATCGCAAACAAAGATACACAACACAAAAACTACATTTGCTCTATAAAACTTGCAGTGCGTGTGAGTTTTGCAAATTTAACCCCAAGTAATCCACCAATCTCTATGCATAGCTTTTCAATATCTTCTTTCTTGCCTTTAAGGATAATGGTTTCAAGGCAATTATGATGATCGACATGCACATGCGTTGTGCAGACAATTTGCACTAAATGATTATTATGTTCTATTTCATTCTTTTTTTGATTTAGCCCTCTTTGATGGTGATCATAAATCAGCACCAACACGCCTAAATGCTCTTTTGTCCCCTCACTCTCGCCCTTATCCCATTTTTCATCGACTAGCTTTTCGCGTATCATATCGCGGATAAGTTCTGAACGCGAAGTATAGCCATTTTGCGTAATCTTACTATCAAGCTCATCAAGCAACCCAGATGGTAGGGATACAGAAAAACGAATAATTGAATCTTTATTTTCTTGTGTTTTTTCACTCTTTACTTGTCGCATATCTATCTCATTTTATTTAGAATCTAGTTTATAAAATCACTCAAAAACTTGCATAATTATAGCAAACTCTATATAAATTAAATATTTCATAGCTATATTACAAATGAAAAGCTAACAACACTTAGCAAAGTTTTAAGTAAAATTACAAAATATTATCAAACCACGAAAGCAACACAATGGCACATAAAGATTTAAAGCGTTATGTCTATGCAAATATTCATACAGACCATTTTCTACATAATCTAAAACTGATACGCGAATATGTGCCACAACGCACACATTTAATGTTAGTCTTAAAGGCTGATGCGTATGGGCATGGTGCATTAAAGTTGGGAAAACTCGCCCTAACACACGGAATCTATCAAGTAGGTGTTGCCACTTTTGATGAGGCAATGGAGCTAAGAGAGCATTTAACACAGGCTAAGATTCTAGTCTTGGGATATACGCCACCTTCTGTCGTTGATGAGGCGATTAAGCATGATATTGAGCTATGCGTATATGATATAGAAATGGCAAGAGAGCTAAATAAAAGTGCAAAAAGACAGAATAAACAAGCAAAAATACATATCAAGCTTGATACTGGTATGAATCGAATTGGCTATCAATGCGATTCAAAAAGTCTCAATGAAATCCATGAAATAGCAAAACTCTCAAATGTTTTTATACGTGGTATCTTTACGCATTTTGCGAGTGCAGATTGTGATTTGGGATATTTGAATCTGCAGTATGAACGATTTTGTGCTTTTGTATCTTTGCTTCCTAAGCATGAGGATACACTGCTACATTGTGCTAATAGTGCAAGTATCATGAATGCGAGTAAAACG
Proteins encoded:
- the alr gene encoding alanine racemase; protein product: MAHKDLKRYVYANIHTDHFLHNLKLIREYVPQRTHLMLVLKADAYGHGALKLGKLALTHGIYQVGVATFDEAMELREHLTQAKILVLGYTPPSVVDEAIKHDIELCVYDIEMARELNKSAKRQNKQAKIHIKLDTGMNRIGYQCDSKSLNEIHEIAKLSNVFIRGIFTHFASADCDLGYLNLQYERFCAFVSLLPKHEDTLLHCANSASIMNASKTHLDMVRLGIIAYGLKPSFAVDMQGLELKPVMSFRAHIVHIKEVDANECVSYGGTFITHKKTKIATLPVGYADGYMRLLSNKAEVLIRGKRARVIGNICMDQCMVDVSDIEEVKVGDCAVLFGYDDFGNILSVDELAAHIGTINYELICAVSKRVARVYV
- the nikR gene encoding nickel-responsive transcriptional regulator NikR; translated protein: MRQVKSEKTQENKDSIIRFSVSLPSGLLDELDSKITQNGYTSRSELIRDMIREKLVDEKWDKGESEGTKEHLGVLVLIYDHHQRGLNQKKNEIEHNNHLVQIVCTTHVHVDHHNCLETIILKGKKEDIEKLCIEIGGLLGVKFAKLTRTASFIEQM